In Fusarium oxysporum Fo47 chromosome VII, complete sequence, the following proteins share a genomic window:
- a CDS encoding uncharacterized protein (expressed protein) — protein sequence MLLGQEKQGEEKQEEQPAEPSLHDEEDGKYATQPAKKPPGGRGLSSLKDIVNGDTGAVGNTAYVVDDTDKPTVGDIIGGLGLGGKSDETLETPKQVEEAKDQVAEVKAENQKGTSIRLEGRGGPTDNKEAA from the coding sequence ATGCTATTAGGGCAGGAGAAACAGGGCGAAGAGAAGCAAGAGGAGCAACCGGCAGAACCCAGCTTGcacgatgaggaagatggcaAATACGCGACTCAGCCAGCCAAGAAGCCGCCTGGCGGCCGGGGTCTTAGCAGCCTAAAGGATATCGTTAATGGTGATACTGGTGCTGTCGGAAACACTGCTTATGTTGTCGATGACACAGACAAACCCACCGTTGGCGACATAATTGGCGGCCTGGGTCTCGGAGGCAAGTCGGACGAGACGCTGGAAACTCCCAAGCAGGTCGAGGAAGCCAAGGACCAGGTGGCCGAAGTCAAGGCCGAGAACCAGAAGGGCACTAGTATCAGGCTCGAGGGCCGCGGTGGGCCCACAGACAACAAGGAGGCAGCCTAG